Proteins from one Juglans microcarpa x Juglans regia isolate MS1-56 chromosome 1S, Jm3101_v1.0, whole genome shotgun sequence genomic window:
- the LOC121245919 gene encoding pentatricopeptide repeat-containing protein At5g67570, chloroplastic codes for MEAVQGPPLLPAPIFEPDTQKIKRKLVQKGVLPTPRIIHILRKKQIQKNNRKLNPLSQKSQATPPLSDSQKQALAEDSHFQTLKNEYKDFTKAVKAETGVKTRTLMVGKPWESLERAGIREISSESREYCGEKLKREKLSELRELFEERKREALRWVLDEDVLVKEEWLDGEKGVWEPSKRRRSEAEEVKFLVDRLSAREITMRDWKFSRIMKQSELQFTESQLLNVLEGLGNKGQWKQALSVVEWVNNDKEHRRYKSRFVYTKLLAVLGKTRQPHAALRIFNLMRGDGRLYPDMAAYRSIAVTLGQAGLVKELISIMECMRLKPSKTVKAGRKNWEPTLEPDMVIYNAVLNACVSSRQWKGVSWVFEQLRMSGLKPNGATYGLAMEVMLQSEKYGLVHEYFRKMKKTGETPKALTYKVLVRAFWEEGKVNEAVDAVRHMEQRGVVGAASVYYELACCLCNSGRWQDAMVEVDKMKKLSRTRPLEVTFTGMIMSSMGGGHIADCISIFERMKAHCVPNIGTINTMLKVYGRSDMFSKAKELFEDVKRANSDSYASQNGDDTAPIPDEYTYSSMLEASSSAMQWEYFEYVYREMTLSGYQLDQTKHALLFVEASRAGKWYLLEHAFDTILEAGEVPHPLFFTEMFVQATAQCSYERAVTLVNTMAYAPFQVSERQWTDLFKNNGDRISEESLVKLLEALGNCEVAAEATVSNLLKCLHSLCGSGTSRAFLSSNALGNAASEKSSLYGCKGRFDGCIGADMPSSSRSMMDENLNPGKDTLVKDGDVTLDTQPVNHATTNGEVDADSEAISGTPNQACGTDRKTNLVSIGKGFNDDVTSGSDAPNKLATFFINEHTNDHNGLQLETLMDRVDSQSSNLPTADEVLESWKESRKKDGIFFPFQLGRK; via the exons ATGGAAGCTGTGCAAGGTCCTCCTCTACTTCCCGCTCCCATATTTGAACCGGACACCCAGAAAATCAAACGGAAGCTTGTACAGAAGGGTGTGCTACCAACCCCCAGAATCATCCACATCTTGCGCAAGAAGCAAATCCAGAAAAACAACCGCAAACTGAATCCTCTTTCCCAGAAATCCCAAGCCACCCCACCCCTCTCCGACTCCCAGAAACAAGCCCTCGCCGAAGATTCCCACTTCCAAACCCTCAAAAACGAGTACAAGGACTTCACCAAGGCGGTAAAGGCAGAGACGGGTGTGAAGACCAGGACTTTGATGGTCGGGAAGCCGTGGGAGAGTCTGGAGAGAGCTGGGATTAGAGAGATTTCCAGTGAGAGTAGGGAGTACTGTGGAGAGAAGCTCAAGAGGGAGAAACTGAGTGAACTGAGGGAATTGTTTGAAGAGCGAAAGCGTGAGGCTTTGCGGTGGGTTTTGGATGAGGATGTGCTCGTAAAAGAAGAGTGGTTGGATGGTGAAAAGGGAGTGTGGGAACCTTCAAAACGGAGGCGCAGTGAGGCTGAGGAGGTTAAGTTTCTCGTTGACAG GCTAAGTGCTAGGGAGATTACGATGAGGGACTGGAAGTTTTCCAGGATCATGAAACAGTCAGAATTGCAGTTCACTGAGTCTCAGTTGCTTAACGTTCTTGAAGGGCTTGGGAATAAGGGCCAGTGGAAGCAAGCGTTATCTGTTGTGGAATGGGTGAACAATGATAAGGAACATAGACGTTATAAGAGtag GTTTGTTTACACCAAACTCTTGGCAGTTCTTGGGAAGACACGGCAGCCCCATGCAGCTCTTCGTATTTTCAATCTGATGCGT GGAGATGGCCGTTTGTATCCTGACATGGCTGCATATCGCAGCATCGCTGTTACACTTGGTCAAGCTGGTCTTGTGAAAGAACTGATAAGCATTATGGAATGCATGAGACTGAAACCTTCTAAAACAGTAAAAGCTGGGCGTAAGAACTGGGAGCCAACCCTTGAACCTGATATGGTTATATATAATGCG GTCTTGAATGCTTGCGTTTCATCGCGCCAGTGGAAGGGTGTATCTTGGGTATTTGAGCAGTTGAGAATGAGTGGTCTAAAACCTAATGGAGCTACCTATGGACTTGCAATGGAG GTCATGTTGCAATCTGAAAAGTATGGCCTTGTCCATGAGTACTTcaggaagatgaagaaaactGGGGAAACTCCAAAAGCACTAACATACAAAG TTCTTGTTAGAGCTTTTTGGGAGGAAGGTAAAGTCAATGAAGCTGTGGACGCAGTCAGGCATATGGAACAAAGGGGAGTGGTTGGAGCAGCTAGTGTATACTATGAGCTAGCTTGCTGCCTTTGCAACAGTGGAAGGTGGCAAGATGCTATGGTTGAG gttgataagatgaaaaaactATCTCGTACTAGACCTTTGGAGGTTACTTTTACCGGCATGATAATGTCTTCCATGGGTGGTGGGCATATTGCTGATTGTATATCTATTTTTGAACGCATGAAAGCCCATTGTGTGCCTAACATAGGTACCATAAACACCATGTTGAAAGTTTACGGTAGGAGTGATATGTTTTCTAAAGCTAAAGAGTTGTTTGAAGATGTTAAGAGAGCTAACTCTGATTCTTACGCATCCCAAAATGGGGATGATACTGCACCTATCCCAGATGAGTACACATATAGCTCAATGCTTGAGGCATCTTCTAGTGCGATGCAATGGGAATATTTTGAGTACGTGTATCGGGAGATGACTCTCTCTGGGTACCAGCTAGATCAAACTAAACATGCATTACTATTTGTGGAAGCATCAAGAGCTGGGAAG TGGTATCTGCTTGAGCATGCATTTGACACTATTTTGGAAGCTGGAGAAGTTCCTCACCCTCTATTCTTTACTGAAATGTTTGTTCAAGCTACAGCTCAATGTAGTTATGAGAGAGCTGTCACGCTGGTCAACACCATGGCTTATGCTCCATTTCAAGTCAGTGAAAGGCAGTGGACAGACCTTTTTAAGAATAATGGGGACAGGATTAGCGAGGAAAGTTTAGTGAAACTGTTGGAAGCTCTTGGTAATTGTGAAGTAGCTGCAGAGGCCACTGTCTCAAACTTGTTAAAATGTTTGCACTCTCTGTGTGGTTCTGGCACATCGAGAGCCTTCTTAAGTTCCAATGCATTGGGAAATGCGGCCTCAGAGAAATCATCCTTGTATGGCTGTAAGGGTAGATTTGATGGTTGTATTGGAGCAGATATGCCAAGCTCTTCTAGAAGCATGATGGATGAAAACCTTAACCCTGGCAAGGACACCCTTGTTAAAGATGGTGATGTCACGTTAGATACACAACCTGTTAATCATGCTACCACTAACGGAGAGGTGGATGCTGATTCAGAGGCAATCTCTGGTACTCCAAATCAAGCTTGTGGCACAGATAGAAAAACCAACCTTGTCTCCATAGGAAAGGGTTTTAATGATGATGTAACATCTGGTAGTGATGCGCCTAACAAGCTTGCAACTTTCTTTATTAATGAACACACAAATGATCATAATGGGTTGCAACTTGAAACGCTAATGGACAGGGTTGATTCTCAAAGCTCTAACCTGCCCACAGCAGACGAAGTACTGGAATCCTGGAAGGAAAGCAGGAAGAAGGATGGGATATTCTTCCCCTTTCAACTTGGCCGGAAATGA